In Shinella sp. XGS7, a single genomic region encodes these proteins:
- a CDS encoding XdhC family protein yields MDNVDLNVLRQVAAWQGEGRRVVLGTITRTWGSAPRPVGSVVAVREDGLIAGSVSGGCIEDDLVAKVREGALTLSRPELLRYGVGAEAAQAFGLPCGGTLEVMLEPLGPASQLDELLARLARGERVQRRLDLHTGAVQLLDPVAAGLGVADVVQLSEHTLITHHGPQWRLLIIGAGQLTQYLASMALALDYQVLVCDPREEYQPEIPGARLTREMPDDVVMSFAPDGHTAVVALTHDPKLDDLALMEALKSPAFYVGAIGSRVNQAKRKARLAEHFGLTEAELARLHGPVGLHIGARTPPEIALSILAHMTAERHGVRISSAEMGLMTAQGGGAEAGCVVG; encoded by the coding sequence ATGGACAATGTGGATCTGAACGTGCTGCGCCAGGTGGCCGCCTGGCAAGGCGAGGGCCGGCGCGTGGTGCTGGGCACCATCACCCGCACCTGGGGCTCGGCCCCGCGGCCCGTGGGCTCGGTGGTGGCGGTGCGCGAGGACGGGCTGATTGCCGGCTCCGTCTCGGGCGGCTGCATCGAGGACGATCTGGTGGCCAAGGTGCGCGAAGGCGCCCTCACCCTGAGCCGGCCCGAGCTGCTGCGCTACGGCGTGGGCGCCGAGGCGGCCCAGGCCTTCGGCCTGCCCTGCGGCGGCACCCTGGAAGTGATGCTGGAGCCCCTGGGCCCCGCTTCGCAGCTGGACGAGCTGCTGGCCCGCCTGGCCCGCGGCGAGCGCGTGCAGCGGCGCCTGGACCTGCACACCGGCGCGGTGCAGCTGCTGGACCCGGTGGCGGCCGGCCTTGGGGTGGCCGATGTGGTGCAGCTCAGCGAACACACGCTGATCACCCACCACGGCCCGCAGTGGCGCCTGCTGATCATCGGCGCCGGCCAGCTCACGCAATACCTGGCCAGCATGGCCCTGGCCCTGGACTACCAGGTGCTGGTCTGCGACCCGCGCGAGGAATACCAGCCCGAGATCCCCGGCGCCCGCCTCACCCGCGAGATGCCCGACGATGTGGTGATGAGCTTCGCCCCCGATGGCCATACGGCCGTGGTGGCCCTCACCCACGACCCCAAGCTGGACGACCTGGCCCTGATGGAGGCGCTCAAGTCACCCGCCTTTTACGTGGGCGCCATCGGCTCCCGCGTGAACCAGGCCAAGCGCAAGGCTCGCCTGGCCGAGCACTTCGGTTTGACCGAGGCCGAACTGGCCCGCCTGCACGGCCCCGTGGGCCTGCACATCGGCGCCCGCACCCCGCCGGAGATCGCGCTGTCCATCCTGGCGCACATGACCGCCGAGCGGCACGGGGTGCGGATCAGCAGCGCGGAGATGGGATTGATGACGGCTCAGGGTGGGGGGGCGGAGGCGGGGTGTGTGGTGGGGTGA
- a CDS encoding (2Fe-2S)-binding protein, translating into MSQKITLKVNGKSVTREVAPDRLLVHFLRDQLSLTGTHVGCDTSQCGACVVHMDGKAVKSCSILAAQAAGSEILTIEGLAANGELHPVQAAFKANHGLQCGFCTPGMVMTAVDMINRYGAKLDEATVRENLEGNICRCTGYHNIVRAVQLGAQQMK; encoded by the coding sequence ATGAGCCAGAAGATCACGCTGAAGGTCAATGGCAAGTCGGTCACGCGCGAAGTGGCGCCTGACCGCTTGCTCGTGCACTTCCTGCGCGACCAGCTCAGTCTCACCGGAACCCATGTCGGCTGCGATACGTCGCAATGCGGGGCCTGCGTCGTGCATATGGACGGCAAGGCGGTGAAGAGCTGTTCCATCCTGGCGGCCCAGGCCGCCGGGTCGGAAATCCTCACCATCGAAGGTCTTGCCGCCAATGGCGAACTGCATCCCGTGCAGGCCGCCTTCAAGGCCAATCACGGCCTGCAATGCGGCTTCTGCACGCCCGGCATGGTGATGACGGCCGTCGACATGATCAACCGCTACGGCGCCAAGCTCGACGAGGCGACGGTTCGCGAGAACCTCGAAGGCAATATCTGTCGATGCACCGGCTACCATAACATCGTGCGCGCCGTGCAGCTGGGCGCGCAGCAGATGAAGTGA
- a CDS encoding xanthine dehydrogenase family protein molybdopterin-binding subunit: protein MNAPKDGFIGQSVRRREDGRFLTGRGQYTDDIVLPRQTYAYFLRSPYAHARIKRIDTQAAAAAEGVLGVYTGEHFRAVGGLPCGWLIHSLDGTPMKEPKHPILADGKARYVGDQVALVVAESYAQAKAAAQLIEVDYEDLTPVVDTAAAKDAGSAVHDEAPDNVCYTWGIGDKAAVDAAMEGAAHITRLEFRNNRLIPNAIEPRAANASYNPADDSYTLYVANQNPHVERLLMCAFVLGIPEHKVRVVAPDVGGGFGSKIFLYAEETALTWASKQLGRPIKWTAERSESFLSDAHGRDHATVAELGLDAQGRFVAMRVNTTANLGAYLSTFASSVPTILYATLLAGQYTTPKIYAEVTGVFTNTAPVDAYRGAGRPEATYVVERLVETAAHQLKIDPAELRRRNFIRSFPYATPVGLTYDTGDYEATLAQVQELADVAGFSARRAASEAKGLKRGLGYSTYIEACGLAPSNIAGALGARAGLFEAGEVRVHPTGKVTIFTGSHSHGQGHETTFAQLVADRFGVPIDSVSIVHGDTDKVQMGMGTYGSRSGAVGMSAVVKALDKVEAKAKKIAAHLMEADESDIVIENGALKVAGTDKSVPWFQMALAAYTAHNLPSGMEPGLKEGAFYDPANFTFPAGCYICEVEVDPETGKTKIVQFVAADDFGNIINPMIVEGQVHGGIAQGIGQALLEGVHYDPDTGQLLTASYMDYTMPRADDLPSFQVSHQITPCPNNPLGIKGCGEAGAIGSPPALMNAITDAIGNNDLTMPATPQKVWQAIQANR from the coding sequence ATGAACGCACCCAAGGACGGATTCATCGGTCAGAGCGTGCGCCGTCGCGAAGACGGCCGCTTCCTGACCGGGCGGGGCCAGTACACCGATGACATCGTGCTGCCGCGCCAGACTTATGCCTATTTCCTGCGCTCGCCCTATGCGCATGCGCGCATCAAGCGCATCGACACGCAGGCCGCCGCTGCGGCCGAGGGCGTGCTGGGCGTCTACACCGGCGAGCATTTCCGCGCCGTGGGCGGCCTGCCCTGCGGCTGGCTGATCCACAGCCTGGATGGCACGCCCATGAAGGAGCCCAAGCACCCCATCCTGGCGGACGGCAAGGCCCGCTATGTGGGCGACCAGGTGGCCCTGGTGGTGGCCGAGAGCTATGCCCAGGCCAAGGCCGCGGCCCAGCTCATCGAGGTGGACTATGAAGACCTGACCCCCGTGGTGGACACCGCGGCCGCCAAGGACGCCGGCAGCGCCGTGCACGACGAGGCGCCCGACAACGTCTGCTACACCTGGGGCATCGGTGACAAGGCCGCGGTGGACGCCGCCATGGAGGGCGCGGCCCATATCACCCGCCTGGAGTTCCGCAACAACCGGCTCATTCCCAACGCCATCGAGCCGCGCGCTGCCAATGCCAGCTACAACCCGGCGGACGACAGCTACACCCTCTATGTGGCCAACCAGAACCCGCATGTGGAGCGCCTGCTGATGTGCGCCTTTGTGCTGGGCATTCCCGAGCACAAGGTGCGCGTGGTGGCGCCCGATGTGGGCGGCGGCTTCGGCTCCAAGATCTTTCTCTATGCCGAGGAGACGGCGCTGACCTGGGCCAGCAAGCAGCTGGGCCGGCCCATCAAGTGGACGGCCGAGCGCAGCGAGAGCTTCCTCTCCGACGCCCATGGCCGCGACCACGCCACCGTGGCCGAGCTGGGCCTGGATGCGCAGGGCCGCTTTGTGGCCATGCGGGTCAACACCACGGCGAACCTGGGCGCCTACCTCAGCACCTTTGCCTCCAGCGTGCCCACCATCCTCTACGCCACCCTGCTGGCCGGCCAGTACACCACGCCCAAGATCTATGCCGAGGTGACGGGCGTGTTCACCAACACCGCGCCGGTGGATGCCTACCGCGGCGCGGGCCGGCCGGAGGCCACCTATGTGGTGGAGCGCCTGGTGGAGACCGCGGCGCACCAGCTCAAGATCGACCCCGCCGAACTGCGCCGCCGCAACTTCATCCGCAGCTTCCCCTACGCCACGCCCGTGGGCCTGACCTATGACACCGGCGACTACGAGGCCACCCTGGCCCAGGTGCAGGAGCTGGCCGATGTGGCCGGCTTCTCGGCCCGCCGCGCGGCCAGCGAGGCCAAGGGCCTGAAGCGCGGCCTGGGCTACTCCACCTATATCGAGGCCTGCGGCCTGGCGCCGTCCAATATCGCCGGGGCCCTGGGCGCGCGCGCCGGTCTCTTTGAGGCGGGCGAGGTGCGGGTGCATCCCACCGGCAAGGTCACCATCTTCACCGGCAGCCACTCGCATGGCCAGGGCCACGAGACGACCTTCGCCCAGCTCGTCGCCGACCGTTTCGGCGTGCCCATCGACAGCGTCTCCATCGTGCATGGCGATACGGACAAGGTGCAGATGGGCATGGGCACCTACGGCTCGCGCTCCGGCGCTGTCGGCATGTCGGCCGTCGTCAAGGCGCTCGACAAGGTGGAGGCGAAAGCCAAGAAGATCGCCGCCCATCTGATGGAAGCCGACGAGAGCGACATCGTCATCGAGAACGGCGCCTTGAAGGTGGCCGGCACCGACAAGTCGGTCCCCTGGTTCCAGATGGCGCTCGCCGCCTATACCGCGCACAATCTGCCTTCCGGCATGGAGCCCGGCCTCAAGGAAGGCGCCTTCTACGACCCGGCCAACTTCACCTTCCCGGCCGGCTGCTACATCTGCGAGGTCGAGGTCGATCCGGAAACCGGCAAGACGAAGATCGTCCAGTTCGTCGCCGCCGACGACTTCGGCAATATCATCAATCCGATGATCGTCGAGGGCCAGGTGCATGGCGGCATCGCCCAGGGCATCGGCCAGGCGCTGCTGGAAGGCGTGCACTACGATCCCGATACCGGGCAGCTGCTGACGGCAAGCTACATGGATTACACCATGCCGCGCGCCGACGATCTGCCCTCCTTCCAGGTCTCGCACCAGATCACGCCCTGCCCGAACAATCCGCTCGGCATCAAGGGCTGCGGCGAGGCGGGCGCCATCGGCTCGCCGCCGGCGCTGATGAACGCCATCACCGACGCCATCGGCAACAACGACCTCACCATGCCGGCAACGCCCCAGAAGGTCTGGCAAGCGATTCAAGCCAATCGCTAA
- a CDS encoding xanthine dehydrogenase family protein subunit M: MTFAFQQVASLADAARAAAGNAEAKIIAGGQSLLGAIKLGLAAPEALIDISGLADLKGLRIDGGKVHIGAMTTHATVAASRELQQAIPALSDLAGRIGDRQVRNRGTLGGSLANNDPAACYPAAVLGLGATVHTDRRSIAADDFFKGLYETALQPGEIITSVSFPIPEKAAWQKFKQPASRFSIVGVFVAKTAAGVRVAVTGAGACVFRASDIEKALAASWSPAAAQAVTVSDEGLNSDLHGSALYRAALIPVLAARAVAAAG; this comes from the coding sequence ATGACATTCGCATTCCAGCAAGTCGCCAGCCTGGCCGATGCCGCCCGCGCCGCCGCGGGCAACGCCGAGGCCAAGATCATCGCCGGCGGGCAGAGCCTGCTCGGCGCCATCAAGCTGGGCCTGGCCGCGCCCGAGGCTCTGATCGACATCTCGGGCCTGGCCGATCTCAAGGGCCTACGCATCGATGGCGGCAAGGTGCATATCGGCGCCATGACCACGCATGCCACCGTGGCCGCCTCGCGCGAGCTGCAGCAGGCGATTCCGGCCCTGTCCGATCTGGCCGGCCGCATCGGCGACCGCCAGGTGCGCAACCGGGGGACGCTCGGCGGCAGCCTGGCCAATAACGACCCCGCCGCCTGCTACCCCGCCGCCGTGCTGGGCCTGGGCGCCACGGTGCACACCGACCGGCGCTCCATCGCGGCCGATGACTTCTTCAAGGGCCTGTACGAGACGGCGCTGCAGCCCGGCGAGATCATCACCTCGGTGAGCTTCCCCATCCCCGAGAAGGCGGCCTGGCAGAAGTTCAAGCAGCCGGCCTCGCGCTTTTCCATCGTGGGCGTCTTCGTGGCCAAGACGGCCGCGGGCGTGCGCGTGGCTGTGACGGGAGCCGGCGCCTGCGTGTTCCGCGCCAGCGACATCGAGAAGGCCCTGGCCGCCAGCTGGAGCCCGGCCGCGGCCCAGGCCGTGACGGTGAGCGATGAGGGGCTGAACAGTGATCTGCACGGCTCGGCCCTCTACCGCGCGGCCCTGATCCCGGTGCTGGCCGCGCGCGCCGTGGCGGCCGCCGGCTGA
- a CDS encoding MoxR family ATPase has protein sequence MRPDSIDATLEGLRTQGYVAPRALATVLFLSLRMKRPLFLEGEAGVGKTEIAKVLASALDRPLIRLQCYEGLDISSAVYEWNYPAQMLEIRLAEAAGTKDRGRIEADIFSERYLIRRPVLQALCAPDGRAPVFLIDELDRTDEAFEAFLLEVLSDFQVTVPELGTIRAAEPPIVIITTNRTREVHDALKRRCLYHWVDYPAAAQELEIIRLRLPGIESALAQEIVAVVQALRGMDLYKLPGLAETLEWSRALLELNALVLDPATLSSTLGVLLKYQDDIARLQGSEAAQLLARVRAETHGG, from the coding sequence ATGCGGCCGGACAGCATCGATGCCACGCTGGAGGGCCTGCGCACACAGGGCTATGTAGCCCCGCGCGCGCTGGCGACCGTGCTGTTCCTGTCGCTGCGCATGAAGCGGCCGCTCTTCCTGGAGGGAGAGGCGGGCGTCGGCAAGACGGAGATCGCCAAGGTGCTGGCATCGGCGCTCGACCGGCCGCTGATCCGCCTGCAATGCTACGAGGGCCTCGACATTTCCTCGGCGGTCTATGAGTGGAACTATCCCGCGCAGATGCTGGAAATCCGCCTTGCGGAGGCGGCCGGCACCAAGGATCGCGGGCGCATCGAGGCGGACATCTTTTCCGAACGCTACCTGATCCGCCGCCCTGTGTTGCAGGCGCTCTGCGCGCCGGATGGCCGTGCGCCCGTCTTCCTCATCGACGAGCTCGACCGCACCGACGAGGCCTTCGAAGCCTTCCTGCTGGAGGTGCTGTCCGATTTTCAGGTGACGGTGCCGGAACTCGGCACGATCCGCGCGGCCGAACCGCCCATCGTCATCATCACCACGAACCGCACGCGCGAGGTGCATGACGCGCTCAAGCGGCGCTGCCTCTATCACTGGGTCGATTACCCCGCGGCCGCGCAGGAGCTGGAGATCATCCGCCTGCGCCTGCCGGGCATCGAGAGCGCGCTGGCGCAGGAGATCGTGGCCGTGGTGCAGGCCCTGCGCGGCATGGACCTCTACAAGCTGCCCGGCCTGGCCGAGACCCTGGAGTGGTCGCGCGCCCTGCTGGAGCTCAATGCCCTGGTGCTGGACCCGGCCACGCTCTCCAGCACCCTGGGCGTGCTGCTCAAGTACCAGGACGATATCGCCCGGCTGCAGGGCTCGGAGGCGGCCCAGCTGCTGGCGCGCGTGCGTGCCGAAACACATGGCGGCTGA
- a CDS encoding VWA domain-containing protein, which produces MAADHLAENVMHFGRVLRQAGLPLGSDRLLLALEALRQGGLSRREDFKATLAATLVDRAEHRALFEQAFHVFWRDPDLLGRVMAMLLPRAEGRASAPPPPENRRLAEALFPQAPPGAAPPPPPAEQRLDFDAALSVSERELLRRKDFETMSPAEWQAARRLLAHLGPQLLERRPSRRGRPAPRGRLDWPATLRAQARQDLAPPHWRRPRERLAPLVLLADISGSMERYSRMLLHLAHGLANPQPRPARLPRIHCFVFGTRLTPIGRLLRQRDPDLALAAVSQRVADWSGGTRLAASLHAFNRDWARRVLTSDATVLLISDGLESGSETDPGCEQLALEARRLRLSCRRLLWLNPLLRYEGFEPRAAGIRALLPEVSRHLPAHNLASLEALVELLCN; this is translated from the coding sequence ATGGCGGCTGATCACCTGGCCGAGAACGTGATGCACTTCGGCCGCGTGCTGCGCCAGGCCGGCCTGCCCCTGGGCAGCGACCGCCTGCTGCTGGCCCTGGAGGCGCTGCGCCAGGGCGGGCTCTCCCGGCGCGAGGACTTCAAGGCCACCCTGGCCGCCACCCTGGTGGACCGGGCCGAACACCGTGCCCTGTTCGAGCAGGCTTTTCATGTGTTCTGGCGCGATCCCGATCTGCTGGGCCGGGTCATGGCCATGCTGCTGCCGCGCGCCGAGGGCCGCGCCAGCGCGCCGCCCCCGCCCGAGAACCGCCGCCTGGCCGAGGCCCTGTTCCCCCAGGCGCCGCCGGGCGCCGCGCCGCCACCGCCGCCGGCCGAGCAGCGCCTGGACTTCGACGCGGCCCTGAGCGTGAGCGAGCGCGAGCTGCTGCGGCGCAAGGACTTCGAGACCATGAGCCCCGCCGAGTGGCAGGCCGCGCGCCGCCTGCTGGCGCACCTAGGCCCGCAGCTGCTGGAGCGCCGGCCCAGCCGCCGCGGCCGGCCCGCGCCGCGCGGCCGCCTGGACTGGCCGGCCACCCTGCGCGCCCAGGCCCGGCAAGACCTGGCCCCGCCGCACTGGCGCCGCCCGCGCGAGCGCCTGGCGCCCCTGGTGTTGCTGGCCGATATCTCGGGCTCCATGGAACGCTACTCGCGCATGCTGCTGCACCTGGCCCATGGCCTGGCCAATCCGCAGCCGCGGCCCGCGCGCCTGCCGCGCATCCACTGCTTTGTGTTCGGCACCCGGCTCACGCCCATCGGCCGCCTGCTGCGCCAGCGCGACCCCGATCTGGCCCTGGCCGCCGTCTCGCAGCGCGTGGCCGACTGGTCCGGCGGCACCCGGCTGGCGGCCAGCCTGCATGCCTTCAACCGCGACTGGGCGCGCCGCGTGCTGACCAGCGACGCCACCGTGCTGCTGATCAGCGACGGCCTGGAGTCCGGCAGCGAGACCGACCCCGGCTGCGAGCAGCTGGCCCTGGAGGCGCGGCGCCTGCGCCTGTCCTGCCGGCGCCTGCTCTGGCTCAACCCCCTGCTGCGCTATGAGGGCTTCGAGCCCCGCGCCGCCGGCATCCGGGCCCTGCTGCCCGAGGTCAGCCGGCATCTTCCCGCTCACAATCTGGCGAGTCTTGAAGCGCTCGTGGAACTGCTATGCAACTGA
- a CDS encoding CoxG family protein, translating to MQLTGQENLPVSQALAWAALNDTEMLKAAIAGCESLTPVGEQEYEVLMAVAIGPVKAKFKGKLKLSALNPPSSYQLAFEGQGGAAGHGKGEAQVRLETLGPDSCLLHYTVLATVGGKIAQIGSRLVDMAAQKMATDFFAAFKAALLERHPPAVAPEPPPPPQSAWQRFLAWYLGWLGRVFKSPEPPRPR from the coding sequence ATGCAACTGACCGGACAAGAGAACCTGCCCGTGTCCCAGGCCCTGGCCTGGGCCGCCCTCAACGACACCGAGATGCTCAAGGCCGCCATCGCGGGCTGCGAGTCGCTCACGCCCGTGGGCGAGCAGGAGTACGAGGTGCTGATGGCCGTGGCCATCGGCCCGGTGAAGGCCAAATTCAAGGGCAAGCTCAAGCTCTCGGCGCTGAACCCGCCCAGCAGCTACCAGCTGGCCTTCGAGGGCCAGGGCGGCGCGGCCGGCCATGGCAAGGGAGAGGCCCAGGTGCGGCTGGAAACCCTAGGACCGGACAGCTGCCTGCTGCACTACACGGTGCTGGCCACGGTGGGCGGCAAGATCGCCCAGATCGGCTCGCGCCTGGTGGACATGGCGGCGCAGAAGATGGCGACTGACTTCTTCGCCGCCTTCAAAGCCGCCTTGCTGGAGCGCCATCCGCCGGCCGTGGCGCCCGAGCCGCCGCCCCCGCCGCAAAGCGCCTGGCAGCGCTTTCTGGCCTGGTATCTGGGCTGGCTGGGCCGGGTCTTCAAGTCACCGGAACCGCCGCGCCCGCGCTGA
- a CDS encoding FAD-binding domain-containing protein, with the protein MMNTPFPPRRSAALARLAQLDPQAYARTRNALEGAVSRLSPYVSHGLLALPELLQAAAARQPGLKPQHSWVYELGWREYFQDSWHWRGEAILQDLHPGPLPGSAYLQGLPEDVRQGRTGLAVIDRAVAQLYDEGWLHNHARLWLASYLVHGRKLHWRVGADWLYGHLLDGDLASNHLSWQWVAGTGSRQPYLFNAENVRRHAPAPWRVDGSALDCPYEALEALARSPGRRLPPAPASGPGLAEPALHGAPPPELAPLAEVVDWRGREVWLVHPWSLAPPPAALGPEVLRVGVYLREFHQAWPWSARRWQFVDAALSAGSGEGAGVQQRCLLDAAGLARAIGGARRVWMQAAPHWVPWQAAWSLAPALQLRPVPRVFARPEEPCESFSQWWRRCGAARAPDLEALPGFLSAGAAVPVT; encoded by the coding sequence ATGATGAACACGCCCTTCCCGCCCCGCCGCAGCGCCGCCCTGGCCCGCCTGGCCCAGCTGGACCCGCAGGCCTATGCCCGCACGCGCAATGCGCTGGAAGGCGCGGTGAGCCGGCTCTCGCCCTATGTGAGCCACGGCCTGCTGGCCCTGCCCGAGCTGCTGCAGGCCGCGGCCGCGCGCCAGCCCGGGCTCAAGCCCCAGCACAGCTGGGTCTATGAGCTGGGCTGGCGCGAGTACTTCCAGGACAGCTGGCACTGGCGCGGCGAGGCCATCCTGCAGGACCTGCACCCCGGCCCCCTGCCGGGCAGCGCCTACCTCCAGGGGCTGCCCGAGGATGTGCGCCAGGGCCGCACCGGCCTGGCCGTGATCGACCGCGCCGTGGCCCAGCTCTATGACGAGGGCTGGCTGCACAACCACGCGCGGCTCTGGCTGGCCAGCTATCTGGTGCATGGGCGCAAGCTGCACTGGCGCGTGGGCGCCGACTGGCTCTACGGCCATCTGCTGGACGGCGACCTGGCCAGCAACCACCTGAGCTGGCAATGGGTGGCGGGCACGGGCAGCCGCCAGCCCTATCTCTTCAATGCCGAGAATGTGCGGCGCCACGCGCCCGCCCCCTGGCGGGTGGACGGCAGCGCCCTGGACTGCCCCTACGAGGCGCTGGAGGCCCTGGCCCGCAGCCCCGGCCGCCGCCTGCCCCCGGCGCCCGCATCCGGCCCGGGCCTGGCCGAGCCCGCCCTGCACGGCGCGCCGCCGCCGGAGCTGGCGCCCCTGGCCGAGGTCGTGGACTGGCGCGGCCGCGAGGTCTGGCTGGTGCATCCCTGGTCGCTGGCGCCACCGCCCGCGGCCCTGGGCCCCGAGGTGCTGCGCGTGGGCGTCTACCTGCGCGAGTTCCACCAGGCCTGGCCCTGGTCGGCACGGCGCTGGCAGTTCGTGGATGCGGCCCTGAGCGCCGGCTCCGGCGAGGGCGCGGGCGTGCAGCAGCGCTGCCTGCTGGACGCCGCCGGCCTGGCCCGCGCCATCGGCGGCGCGCGCCGGGTCTGGATGCAGGCCGCGCCGCACTGGGTGCCCTGGCAGGCCGCCTGGAGCCTGGCGCCGGCCCTGCAGCTGCGGCCGGTGCCGCGCGTCTTTGCCCGGCCCGAGGAACCCTGCGAGTCTTTCTCGCAATGGTGGCGGCGCTGCGGCGCAGCGCGCGCGCCGGATCTGGAAGCCCTGCCCGGCTTCCTCAGCGCGGGCGCGGCGGTTCCGGTGACTTGA
- a CDS encoding cryptochrome/photolyase family protein — MTEPRLRHLVLVLGDQLDLEASAFDGFDPAQDAVWMAEVAEESTHVWSSKPRIALFLAAMRHFALALERAGRPLHYRRLDAPDNRGSLAAELAAAIQELRPQALVMTAPGDWRVLQALREVAAQAGLALDVREDRHFFCSVREFAAHARGRKQLRMEYFYREQRRRHGVLLDAEGEPLGGQWNFDAENRGAFDARGPGLLPEPLWEPPDALTQEVLALVEQRFARHPGRLARFAWPVTRESALRALSRFIEERLPLFGHYQDAIWPGQPWLYHAQLSAALNLKLLTPREVVAAAEAAYHAGRVPLASAEGFIRQILGWREYVRGIYWTRMPDYLELNALDAQAPLPAWYWTGETEMACLRDALVQTLDTGYAHHIQRLMLTGLYALLRGVAPREIHAWYLAVYVDAVEWVELPNTLGMSQYADGGLMASKPYIASGKYIQRMSPHCSGCRYRPELRHGESACPFTVQYWDFLIRHADQLGGNPRLAMQFRNAQRLDEAERQAIQRQAQALREADTATCTP; from the coding sequence ATGACTGAGCCGCGGCTGCGCCATCTGGTGCTGGTGCTGGGCGACCAGCTGGATCTGGAGGCCAGCGCCTTCGACGGCTTCGACCCCGCGCAGGACGCGGTCTGGATGGCCGAGGTGGCCGAGGAATCCACCCATGTCTGGTCCAGCAAGCCGCGCATCGCGCTCTTTCTGGCGGCCATGCGGCATTTTGCCCTGGCCCTGGAGCGTGCCGGCCGGCCCCTGCACTACCGGCGCCTGGACGCGCCGGACAACCGTGGCAGCCTGGCCGCCGAGCTGGCCGCCGCCATCCAGGAACTGCGCCCCCAGGCCTTGGTCATGACGGCGCCGGGCGACTGGCGCGTGCTGCAGGCCCTGCGCGAGGTGGCCGCCCAGGCCGGCCTGGCGCTGGACGTGCGGGAGGACCGGCATTTCTTCTGCAGCGTGCGCGAGTTCGCCGCCCATGCGCGCGGCCGCAAGCAGCTGCGCATGGAGTACTTCTACCGCGAGCAGCGCCGCCGCCACGGCGTGCTGCTGGACGCCGAGGGCGAGCCCCTGGGCGGGCAGTGGAACTTTGATGCCGAGAACCGCGGCGCCTTCGATGCGCGCGGCCCCGGCCTGCTCCCGGAGCCCCTGTGGGAGCCGCCCGACGCCCTGACCCAGGAGGTGCTGGCCCTGGTGGAGCAGCGCTTTGCCCGCCACCCCGGCCGCCTGGCGCGCTTTGCCTGGCCGGTCACGCGCGAGAGCGCGCTGCGGGCGCTCTCTCGCTTCATCGAGGAGCGCCTGCCCCTGTTCGGCCACTACCAGGATGCCATCTGGCCGGGCCAGCCCTGGCTCTACCACGCCCAGCTCTCGGCCGCGCTCAACCTCAAGCTGCTCACGCCGCGCGAGGTGGTGGCCGCGGCCGAGGCGGCCTATCACGCGGGCCGGGTGCCCCTGGCCAGTGCCGAGGGTTTCATCCGCCAGATCCTGGGCTGGCGCGAGTATGTGCGCGGCATCTACTGGACCCGCATGCCGGACTATCTGGAGCTCAATGCCCTGGACGCGCAGGCCCCCCTGCCCGCCTGGTACTGGACCGGCGAGACCGAGATGGCCTGCCTGCGCGACGCCCTGGTCCAGACCCTGGACACCGGCTACGCCCACCACATCCAGCGCCTGATGCTCACCGGGCTCTATGCCCTGCTGCGCGGCGTGGCGCCGCGCGAGATCCATGCCTGGTACCTGGCCGTCTATGTGGACGCGGTGGAATGGGTGGAGCTGCCCAACACCCTGGGCATGAGCCAGTACGCCGACGGCGGCCTGATGGCCAGCAAGCCCTATATCGCCAGCGGCAAGTACATCCAGCGCATGAGCCCGCACTGCAGCGGCTGCCGCTACCGGCCCGAGCTGCGCCACGGCGAATCGGCCTGCCCCTTCACCGTGCAGTACTGGGACTTCCTGATCCGCCACGCCGATCAGCTGGGCGGCAACCCGCGCCTGGCCATGCAGTTCCGCAATGCCCAGCGCCTGGACGAGGCCGAGCGCCAGGCCATCCAGCGCCAGGCCCAGGCCCTGCGCGAGGCCGACACCGCCACCTGCACCCCATGA
- a CDS encoding DUF2256 domain-containing protein, producing the protein MPDRHAKPAADFKGNKASLPSKPCAACGRPMSWRRRWAKVWEEVRYCSEACRRARPRHD; encoded by the coding sequence ATGCCCGACCGCCACGCCAAGCCCGCCGCCGATTTCAAAGGCAATAAAGCCAGTCTGCCCAGCAAACCCTGCGCCGCCTGCGGCCGGCCCATGAGCTGGCGCCGGCGCTGGGCCAAGGTCTGGGAGGAGGTGCGCTACTGCTCCGAGGCCTGCCGCCGCGCACGCCCCCGCCATGACTGA